TCGGGAAGGTCCGCTTCCCCTCTCCCTCCGGCGTCTCGAGCGGCGGATAGATCGGCTGATCGGTGAGTGCGGCGCGAGTCGTCCCTCGCCACGTGACGGGCTCGTCCTTCGCGACGTGCGACCACAGGTCGAGCTTTTCCTCGAACAGCACCTCGTAGTCCGCGAGCGAAAGGCCGAACAGCGGGAAGGACTCGGTGAACGAGCCGCGACCCACGATGATCTCCGCGCGGCCGTTTGAGAGCGCATCCACCGTCGAGAAGCGCTCAAACACGCGAACAGGGTCGTCGGAACTCAAGACCGTCACCGCGGTGCCGAGCTTGATGCGCTCGGTCGTCGCGGCGATCGCGGCAAGCACCGTCTCCGGCGAGGACACCGCGTAGTCGTCGCGGTGGTGCTCGCCGATCCCGATCACGTCGATGCCCACGCGGTCCGCGAGCTGCGCCTGCTCGAGCACGTTCCGTATCGTCTGGGCATGCGTGATCGGCTTGCCGTCCGAACCCACGGCCAGGTCACCGAACGTATCGATGCCGAGGATGAGGTCCTCCGGCGCGGTCGACGGGAAATTCGTGGTGGTCTGATCCGACTCGCCCTGCGCGCTCATGCCAGGCTCCTTTTCGCTTGAACTCGATGCACTCTTCGATGCATTTTCATATACATAGGTGAACCACCGCCAGAACACCGCTATTCCCCGCATCCCGCAGGACCGACCGGGCGGCAGTGACGGGAGGCAACGACACTCTGATTTCCCTAAGGGAAGCGCGTAAGACTGAGAACCCACCCCGACCAGAGCCCGAAAATCCACTGATCCCAGCCCACAACGACGCGGGCTCGCAGCCGACTCTCAGGTTCAGAGAATTCACCTCTTGCGTGGCGCGCGGGATCGTATATCATTTCGTATATCTAACCGGTACCGCCGGTAAATACATTGCAACGACGCGAAGGGAAGCCATGTCGATCGACTTCACCGCACGTGAGAACCGACCAGGCAAGATCATTGCCCTCCACCTCAACTACCCATCTCGCATCGCGCAGCGTGGCCGCTCGCCGAAGTTCCCCGGCTACTTCATCAAGGCCGGCACCTCGATCGCGAACACCGGCGACACCATCGAGCGCCCCAAGGGCACCGAGCTCCTCGCCTACGAGGGTGAGATCGCGCTGATCATCGGCGAGACCACCCGCCGTGTCAGCCCCGAAGAGGGCTGGTCGAGGGTTTCGGGTATCACCGCCGCGAACGACTGGGGCCTCTACGACCTCCGTCACGCCGACAAGGGCTCGAATGTCAAGAACAAGTCCGGCGACGGCTACACCCCGCTCGGCCCCGAGGTCATCCCGGCCGAGGGTCTCGACCCCAAGGCCCTGCGCGTACGCACCTGGGTCAACGGCAACCTCGTGCAAGACGACGACACCTCGGGCCTCGTCTTCCCCTTCGGCCAGCTCGTGGCCGACCTCAGCCAGCTGATGACCCTCGAAGCCGGCGACATCATCCTCACCGGCACCCCCGCGGGTTCGTCGGTGGCGCAACCCGGCGACGTCGTCGAGGTCGAGGTGGATGCACCCACCGCTCCTGGCGCACCGTCGACCGGCCGCCTCGTCACCAACGTCGTCGAGTCGGAATTCGACATGGCCGCATTCGGCGCCCAGCCGCAGGTTGACGACAACCAGCGCGCCGAGGCGTGGGGCTCCCGCGAGGCCGCCGGCCTTCCCGCCGAGCGCAGCACCATCACGGATGAGCTTCGCGCGAAGGTCGAGCAGGTCGCGGTCGCGACGCTCTCGGCACAGCTGCGCAAGCGCGGCCTGAACAACGTCTCGATCGACGGCCCGACGCTCAACCACCCCGGCCGCCGCATCCTCGGCTACGCCAAGACTCTGCGCTATGTCCCGAACCGCGAGGACCTCTTCAAGTCCCACGGCGGTGGCTACAACGCACAGAAGCGCGCGATGGATTCGGTCAAGCCCGGCGACGTCGTCGTCATGGAGGCTCGCGGCGAGAAGGGCACCGGCACGCTCGGTGACGTCCTCGCGATGCGCGCCAAGGTGCTCGGGGCGACCGGCATCATCACCGACGGCGGCGTGCGCGACTCGGCCGCGGTGGCCGAGGTCGACATCCCCGTGTACTCCAACGGCTCGCACCCCGCAGTGCTCGGCCGCCGCCACGTCCCGTGGGAGGTCGACGGCACGATCGCGTGCGGTGGTACCACGGTGCAGCCCGGCGACATCATCGTCGGTGACGACGACGGCGTCATCGTCATCCCGCCTGCCCTCTTCGAGGAGGTCGTCAACGACGGCTTCGAGCAGGAGCAGCAGGATGCGTGGGTCTATGAGCAGGTCAAGGCTGGCAACAAGGTCGACGGTCTGTTCCCGCCGAACGCCGAATGGAAAGCCAAGTACGAAGCCTGGAAGCAGAGCCGATGAGTTCCCCGCGAGCCGCTGCCGCCGAACCCTCGAAGTCGCAGCAGGCGTATAACTACCTGCGCGAGCGCATCACCTCGGGGGCGTTCGGCCCCGGATACCGCCTGGTATTGGGTCAGATCGCGCAGGAACTCGGGTTTTCGACGGTGCCGGTTCGCGAGGCCATCCGGATGCTCGAGGCCGAGGGTGCCGTCACCTTCGTCCACAACGTGGGCGCCCAGGTGACGATGCTCAACAGCGACGTCTATCACGAGACGATGGAGACCCTGAGTCTCGTGGAGGGCTTCGCGACCGCGAAGTCGGCACCGAACCTCACGACCGAGGATCTCGCACAGGCCCGCGAAATCAACGCCAAGATGCGCGCGCTCACCGAATCGGACACGCTCGACGCGACCGAGTTCACCCGACTGAACCAGGAGTTCCACACGGTGCTGTTCCAGCACTGCGAAAACTCCCACGTCTCGGACCTCGTGCGCCGCGGTTGGCACCGCCTCGAGACCATGCGCGAATCCTCGTTCGCCTTCGTCCCTGGCCGCTCACTCGAGTCCGTCGACGAGCACGAAGCGCTCGTCGAACTGATCGAGTCCGGAGCGAGCGAAACCGAGGTCGAGGAAAAGGCGCGAGAGCACCGGCTCAACACGATGAACGCGGTCCTCAGCTCCCTCGAAGCCAAATCTTCCCGTTCATCCCAAACTTCATCTCCACAACCAACCAAGTAAGGAAAATCGCATGACTACTCGTCCCGCTGATCTCCCCAGCCACATCCAGCTCTACATCAACGGTGAATACCTCGACGCCAAGTCGGGCAAGACCTTCGACGTCATCAACCCCGCCACCAACGAGACCTACATGACGGCCGCGTCGGGTGACAAGGAAGACGTCGACCTCGCGGTCGCCGCAGCGAAGCACGCCTTCGACCACGGCCCCTGGGCCAAGATGCTGAACCGCGACCGCTCGCGTGTGCTGCACAAGATCGCCGACATCATCGAGACGCGCGACGAGCGCCTCGCACTCATCGAGAGCTGGGACTCGGGTCTGCCGATCACGCAGGCCAAGGGCCAGGCACGCCGTGCCGCCGAGAACTTCCGCTTCTTCGCCGACCTCATCGTGGCGCAGCACGACAACGCTTTCCGCGTTCCGGGCCGCCAGGTCAACTACGTGAACCGCAAGCCGATCGGTGTTGCAGGCCTCATCACCCCGTGGAACGTTCCCTTCATGCAGGAGTCGTGGAAGCTCGCTCCCGCGATTGCGACCGGTAACAGCGTCGTGCTGAAGCCCGCGAGCTACACCCCGCTCTCGGCCGCCCTGTGGCCCGAGATCTTCGAAGAGGCCGGCCTCCCCAAGGGTGTCTTCAACCTCATCCTCGGCGGCGGTGGCACCGCAGGTGACGCACTCGTCAAGCACCCGGATGTTCCGCTCATCTCGTTCACCGGTGACAGCTCGACCGGCGCAACCCTCTCGACCAACGCCGCACCGATGCTCAAGGGCCTTTCGCTCGAGCTCGGCGGCAAGAGCCCTTCGGTTGTGTTCGCGGACGCCGACCTCGAAGAGGCGCTCGACGCCACCGTCTTCAGCGTGTTCAGCCTGAACGGCGAGCGTTGCACCGCGGGTTCGCGTGTGCTCGTCCAGCGCGACATCTACGACGACTTCATCGAGCGCTTCGCTGAGCGCGCGCGCAACATCGTTGTGGGCGAGCCTGGCGACCCCGCGACCGAGGTTGCGGCACTCGTGCACCCGAACCACTTCGACAAGGTCATGGAGTACATCGAGATCGGTAAGGGCGAAGGTCGCCTCCTCGCCGGCGGTGGCCGCCCCGAGAACTTCCCCGAGGGTACCTACGTCGCGCCGACCGTCTTCGTTGACGTCAAGCCGGATGCACGCATCTTCCAGGAAGAGATCTTCGGCCCGGTCGTTGCGATCACGCCGTTCGACACCGACGAGGAAGCCCTCGAGCTCGCGAACAACACGAAGTACGGCCTCGCCGCATACGTGTGGACCTCGAACCTGAAGCGGGCCCACAACTTCGCCCACGCGATCGACTCCGGCATGGTGTGGCTCAACTCGAACAACGTCCGTGACCTGCGCACCCCGTTCGGTGGCGTGAAGGCCTCGGGTCTCGGCCGCGAGGGTGGCTACCGCTCGGTCGACTTCTACACGACCCAGCAGAACATCCAGGTCACGCTCAACGAGGCACACAGCCCCCGTTTCGGCGCCGGCAAGTAACCCATACCCCAGCAATTCTGTAACTCAAGGAAGAAGAACAATGTCAGCATTCAAGGAAGAAGACCGCACCTCGTCTGGGTTCTTTGTCACCAAGGAAGCCCCGATCGAGCCCACCAACCCGGTCCCGACCCCCAAGGCCGAGGCTCCGGACATCCTCCGCTGCGCGTACATGGAACTCGTGGTCACCGACCTCGCCGCTTCGCGTCACTTCTACGTCGACGTACTCGGCCTCACCGTGACTGAAGAGGACGACGAGGTTATCTACCTCCGCTCGCTCGAGGAGTTCATCCACCACAACCTCGTCCTGCGTAAGGGCCCGGTTGCCGCCGTGGCCGTGTTCTCGTACCGCGTTCGCACGCCGGAAGACCTCGACAAGGCCGTGGCCTTCTACGAGGAACTCGGCTGCCGCGTTGAGCGCCGCGCAGAGGGCTTCAACAAGGGCATCGGCGACTCGGTGCGCGCCGTTGACCCGCTCGGCTTCCCGGTTGAGTACTTCTACGAGACCGAGCACGTCGAGCGACTCGCATGGCGCTACGACCTCTACACCCCGGGTGCGCTCGTTCGCCTTGACCACTTCAACCAGGTCACCCCGGACGTCCCCCGCGCGGTTCGTCACCTCCAGGACCTCGGCTTCCGCGTGACGGAAGACATCCAGGACAAGGAAGGCACCGTCTACGCAGCATGGGTGCGCCGCAAGGCAACCGTCCACGACACCGCAGCCACCGGTGGTGACGGCCCCCGCATGCACCACATCGCGTTCTCGACGCACGAGAAGCACAACATCCTCGCGATCTGTGACAAGCTCGGCGCGCTGCGCATGTCGGACGCCATCGAGCGCGGCCCTGGCCGCCACGGTGTCTCGAACGCGTTCTACCTCTACCTCCGCGACCCGGACGGCCACCGCGTCGAGATCTACACGCAGGACTATTACACCGGCGACCCCGACAACCCCGTTGTCACGTGGGACGTGCACGACAACCAGCGTCGTGACTGGTGGGGCAACCCGGTAGTTCCGTCGTGGTACACGGACGCGTCGCTCGTGCTCGACCTCGACGGCAATCCGCAGGAAGTCGTTTCGCGCACCGACGCTTCGGAGCTCGAAGCAACCATCGGCGCCGACGGCTTCTCGTACACCCGCGAGGGTGACGAGGAGAAGGGCTTCAAGCTGGGTAACCAGCTCTAAGCCAGCCCGCTAGCCTCGCGCTGTCACTAAAGTGCGGTGGATGCGAACCTTGCGTTCGCATCCACCGCACTTTTTTGTTGTTGCGCGGCCGGGACGCGTGGCCCGATCACATGCGGAACCGAGTACGACTTTTCCATTCATTGTCATTGAAGTTCACGCATAACAAAGTTGGAACGATTCAATACCGAAAACCCCTTAAGTTGGGGTTTCCCTCCCCCATAGTTTCGTTGTGTTGTCCTAGCCATCCGATTCGTAAGCTGGCCACACAGGGCACGACGTGCCGGAACTCTTCTTGAGAATGTGGATGTGCCATGAAGGATAGAGACAACGAGGGTCGTAGTTCGCAGCTTGGAACGACGGCGAACCTCTTGAGCTTCTCAGCAGGAGACTACGAGTTTGCTCACTGGCTCAGCAATATCGGTGAAGCGGCTGGCACGCTTTTCTCAGGCGCGTTCTCGGTGCAGCTCCCGGACGGTACCCGTCACCTCGCGTACTGCCTTGACGCCAGCTGTCCGTTCGATACCGAGCAGGACTGCTTTGGTGTGCCTGTTGCGCGAACCGACTTTGCGCGCGACAACAGCTGCACGCCGCTGAGCAACGACGACCAGAGCGCGACTCACGACCGCATCGTCTGGATTGCTCGCAACAGTTACCCCGCGGTCCCCCTCGAGGAACTCGCCGCGGCCGCTGGTGCCGACGGACTGACGCGTCAAGACGCGATCGCGGCGACCCAGGTCGCGTTGTGGATGCTAACCAACGGCGTGCTGTTCGCCGGTCTTCTCGAAGCCGATTTTTCGGTAACCGCCCGTGTACTGGCCGTGATCGACTACTTGACCGGTCCCGCAAACGTCGGTGCTCCCGAACAAGCAACCAGCACGCAAACGACTGAGCCGGGTACCGTCATCCACCTTCGATTGGACAACAACCGTAACCTGCTGACCGACACGCACTACCTTGTTTTGTCGGGCGCGGACGTCGACTACGAGGCACTCAGCTGCGACGAGCCCGAAGAGTCCTTCCCTCGTCGCCTCGCGGCGTAGCGACGCGGCTCATTCGAGGTCGCTCGGTAGCTCCGAACGTTTCGAGACGCCGAGTTTCTCGAGCGCATTCGACATGTGGAACGCGACGGTCGCGACGCCGATATTGAGTTCGCGCGCGATCTCCTTGTTCCGCCAGCCACGGGCGGCCAGCCGCGCGACCTGAATCTCGCGGCGGGTGAGCTCCGCCATACGCCGCTGGTTCTCGGAGGAAAAGCGCTTCACCTGTGCCTCCGCGTCCGCGATGTACGCGGTGGCGCCCACCTCGTGGAACCCTTCGCGTGCCGCCGCAAACTCCTCCCGCGCGAGATCGCGTTGCCCTCGGACGCGGGCGTAAAGGTTCGCGAGCGCGAGGTGGCATTTCGCTGCGGTGAAGCTCGAGCGCGCTTCCCTCGCGCCGCGCTCAAAGATCGCGACAGTGCCGTGAATGTCGCCGCGCGATGCTGGTTCAACCGCACCAAGCCACGAATACTCGGACGGGCCCTCGAACGCGAGGGCGGCCTCGATCTGTTCGATTTCCTGCCAGATTGGCAGTGCCTCATCGAAGCGCCCCATCGCCGCAAGGATCTCGATTCGCGCCCCGCGAATTCGGAGCGATCCGAGATAGCGCGGCTCCGGCGTCGCCGCTTCGAGCAGCTCGAGGGCCGCCTGCGGCCCCTTTCGCGCCATCGCGAGCTGCGATTCCGTGACGGGGAGCATCTCGATGCCATATCCCGGGTAACGGTACTGGTCCGCCTCCTTTGCGACGGTGAGGTATCGCTCGGCCTCATCGAGGTGTCCCTCCGCCGCGAGCAGCCAGGCCTTTAGCGCAGGAATCGCGATCCGCGTCGGCATATCGAGGCCGTCAAAGGCACGCACGAACGCCTCGTCAATATTGGCGCGCGCCTCCTGCCAGTCGCCGCGCCTGATGGTCAGGTCGAGATCCACGACGTCGAGCTGTCCACGGACAAACATCGTGCGCGACACCTTCTTCAGTCGCCGCTTTGCCTCCAGGATGATCTCACTCGCCTCGTCGACAAAGCGGTCCCCGCGGCCTCCGAGAACGAGGGCGGCGAGCGTCAACACATCGACGGCCTCCGTCGAGTCGTCGGGAAGAGCGCGCGCCTGCTGCGCCAACTGCCGGGCCTCGTCAGACGAGCCAGCAACGTTGCCCGCGGACACCCCAAACACGAACACGAGCGCCTCGATAAACAGCAGTCTCGCTCCGGGATCGATCCATCGCAGCTCGGGGTTGTCGGGCGTCTTGCCCACGAGCGCAGCGTAACGCGGCACCGTGTCTTGCACCGCCGCGATGGTCGCCTCCGGGCCCGTTTGCAGCGCCGAGAGCAGTTCCATACGGGAGACTTCTGCCTGCATGAATTCGTGGTCGATGTTCTCGGGCGGCCCTTCCAGATACGCAAGCCGAGCATCCCGTGCGTCTAGCCGCCCGTGGGCCTTGACCGTCCGGAGCCACAGGTAGATGAACATGAACTCGGCATCGTCCGTGAACTTCGCGAAATCGCTGATGCGGCCCTGATACTGCAGGGGCGAAGACTGCCGCAGGAAGACGTGCCCGAACTTCCGCAGCAGCGCCCGGTATTCCCCATTGCC
This DNA window, taken from Gulosibacter molinativorax, encodes the following:
- a CDS encoding LLM class flavin-dependent oxidoreductase, which translates into the protein MSAQGESDQTTTNFPSTAPEDLILGIDTFGDLAVGSDGKPITHAQTIRNVLEQAQLADRVGIDVIGIGEHHRDDYAVSSPETVLAAIAATTERIKLGTAVTVLSSDDPVRVFERFSTVDALSNGRAEIIVGRGSFTESFPLFGLSLADYEVLFEEKLDLWSHVAKDEPVTWRGTTRAALTDQPIYPPLETPEGEGKRTFPTWVAVGGSPQSVVRTAKYDFPLMLAIIGGSAERFAPFARVYREAQAHYGHTEAHVGYHSPGHVADTDEEAREQLYPYFKIGRDRVGRDRGWPAMGRGEYEQEANHGALLVGSPETVARKIVTGMKALGAERFDLKYSNGPMPHELLMHSLELYGTKVIPLVREMMAE
- a CDS encoding fumarylacetoacetate hydrolase family protein encodes the protein MSIDFTARENRPGKIIALHLNYPSRIAQRGRSPKFPGYFIKAGTSIANTGDTIERPKGTELLAYEGEIALIIGETTRRVSPEEGWSRVSGITAANDWGLYDLRHADKGSNVKNKSGDGYTPLGPEVIPAEGLDPKALRVRTWVNGNLVQDDDTSGLVFPFGQLVADLSQLMTLEAGDIILTGTPAGSSVAQPGDVVEVEVDAPTAPGAPSTGRLVTNVVESEFDMAAFGAQPQVDDNQRAEAWGSREAAGLPAERSTITDELRAKVEQVAVATLSAQLRKRGLNNVSIDGPTLNHPGRRILGYAKTLRYVPNREDLFKSHGGGYNAQKRAMDSVKPGDVVVMEARGEKGTGTLGDVLAMRAKVLGATGIITDGGVRDSAAVAEVDIPVYSNGSHPAVLGRRHVPWEVDGTIACGGTTVQPGDIIVGDDDGVIVIPPALFEEVVNDGFEQEQQDAWVYEQVKAGNKVDGLFPPNAEWKAKYEAWKQSR
- a CDS encoding GntR family transcriptional regulator; protein product: MSSPRAAAAEPSKSQQAYNYLRERITSGAFGPGYRLVLGQIAQELGFSTVPVREAIRMLEAEGAVTFVHNVGAQVTMLNSDVYHETMETLSLVEGFATAKSAPNLTTEDLAQAREINAKMRALTESDTLDATEFTRLNQEFHTVLFQHCENSHVSDLVRRGWHRLETMRESSFAFVPGRSLESVDEHEALVELIESGASETEVEEKAREHRLNTMNAVLSSLEAKSSRSSQTSSPQPTK
- the hpaE gene encoding 5-carboxymethyl-2-hydroxymuconate semialdehyde dehydrogenase, encoding MTTRPADLPSHIQLYINGEYLDAKSGKTFDVINPATNETYMTAASGDKEDVDLAVAAAKHAFDHGPWAKMLNRDRSRVLHKIADIIETRDERLALIESWDSGLPITQAKGQARRAAENFRFFADLIVAQHDNAFRVPGRQVNYVNRKPIGVAGLITPWNVPFMQESWKLAPAIATGNSVVLKPASYTPLSAALWPEIFEEAGLPKGVFNLILGGGGTAGDALVKHPDVPLISFTGDSSTGATLSTNAAPMLKGLSLELGGKSPSVVFADADLEEALDATVFSVFSLNGERCTAGSRVLVQRDIYDDFIERFAERARNIVVGEPGDPATEVAALVHPNHFDKVMEYIEIGKGEGRLLAGGGRPENFPEGTYVAPTVFVDVKPDARIFQEEIFGPVVAITPFDTDEEALELANNTKYGLAAYVWTSNLKRAHNFAHAIDSGMVWLNSNNVRDLRTPFGGVKASGLGREGGYRSVDFYTTQQNIQVTLNEAHSPRFGAGK
- the hpaD gene encoding 3,4-dihydroxyphenylacetate 2,3-dioxygenase, producing the protein MSAFKEEDRTSSGFFVTKEAPIEPTNPVPTPKAEAPDILRCAYMELVVTDLAASRHFYVDVLGLTVTEEDDEVIYLRSLEEFIHHNLVLRKGPVAAVAVFSYRVRTPEDLDKAVAFYEELGCRVERRAEGFNKGIGDSVRAVDPLGFPVEYFYETEHVERLAWRYDLYTPGALVRLDHFNQVTPDVPRAVRHLQDLGFRVTEDIQDKEGTVYAAWVRRKATVHDTAATGGDGPRMHHIAFSTHEKHNILAICDKLGALRMSDAIERGPGRHGVSNAFYLYLRDPDGHRVEIYTQDYYTGDPDNPVVTWDVHDNQRRDWWGNPVVPSWYTDASLVLDLDGNPQEVVSRTDASELEATIGADGFSYTREGDEEKGFKLGNQL
- a CDS encoding thioester domain-containing protein, with the protein product MKDRDNEGRSSQLGTTANLLSFSAGDYEFAHWLSNIGEAAGTLFSGAFSVQLPDGTRHLAYCLDASCPFDTEQDCFGVPVARTDFARDNSCTPLSNDDQSATHDRIVWIARNSYPAVPLEELAAAAGADGLTRQDAIAATQVALWMLTNGVLFAGLLEADFSVTARVLAVIDYLTGPANVGAPEQATSTQTTEPGTVIHLRLDNNRNLLTDTHYLVLSGADVDYEALSCDEPEESFPRRLAA
- a CDS encoding LuxR C-terminal-related transcriptional regulator — translated: MREFYVPAVPLLTPVESAERLLADAFSQTSPDQGTLITFRGMPGAGVDRVLQTALEYAREHEWLDFFVTLVPWEHDVPYSALERVCLKMVGLRHLLPDLVPDRDPIELGRRVLQALDAHFDVDDRTMLMVFDHLECCDPMSSVVFRYIVMRATARGANFVLGDSLAYPIDLGDELRQMVYTEPNAHLVILPEWSAEDIVTYVGHQVGSGVAVGEGERIRQLTGGRYEAVRLYLNNVSEDHLEDLGRIRTLPTVTSARMPPAPWPTDGELSEITRLAAEVCALQPDGVSVQKLKLVSNRVGVTFTSESVADGGVVIMNSLTGMLHLYDPLSAPDILERADPERVRIIHSGLADLTFGNESRIHELLSWPEIDAVAVAKTLETAADLEDGGYGQETLDLLDVAIERAQESGFGNGEYRALLRKFGHVFLRQSSPLQYQGRISDFAKFTDDAEFMFIYLWLRTVKAHGRLDARDARLAYLEGPPENIDHEFMQAEVSRMELLSALQTGPEATIAAVQDTVPRYAALVGKTPDNPELRWIDPGARLLFIEALVFVFGVSAGNVAGSSDEARQLAQQARALPDDSTEAVDVLTLAALVLGGRGDRFVDEASEIILEAKRRLKKVSRTMFVRGQLDVVDLDLTIRRGDWQEARANIDEAFVRAFDGLDMPTRIAIPALKAWLLAAEGHLDEAERYLTVAKEADQYRYPGYGIEMLPVTESQLAMARKGPQAALELLEAATPEPRYLGSLRIRGARIEILAAMGRFDEALPIWQEIEQIEAALAFEGPSEYSWLGAVEPASRGDIHGTVAIFERGAREARSSFTAAKCHLALANLYARVRGQRDLAREEFAAAREGFHEVGATAYIADAEAQVKRFSSENQRRMAELTRREIQVARLAARGWRNKEIARELNIGVATVAFHMSNALEKLGVSKRSELPSDLE